One part of the Hydra vulgaris chromosome 01, alternate assembly HydraT2T_AEP genome encodes these proteins:
- the LOC105849631 gene encoding uncharacterized protein LOC105849631 isoform X2, with amino-acid sequence MNLDHCFKLLIALLFIPYLAIAMIENTNETAIVTKASLLEKCDSLDCLSRPSRLNCKKKKCNQKCTDLTNPCYLVCNKMDIKCNQNCEENNCKQLCETKECKMSCYHTNKCIQIAGAVNKYGSHHLKCTTSSLEGCVQECSGKCNMLCSSEGTCKQTLTSVPYCGGIEYSIAACSSDTSCLQHCNGQLCVFTCDSPVCQISTTGLAVVIFFMSSRVKKVTLHCNYEIVSWNNWNNTQNYRLCHCMDESSVALTHESPPECEESPSYQVPSHIQQFEKNRSDLISEVSQNSTQDPLESYSLLLSLEQELDETISTLNNVSALSNASKQIKCSFWSMFYLKYVLFINLIKFLNFLLN; translated from the exons atgaatttggATCATTGTTTTAAACTGTTGATAGCTTTGTTGTTTATACCTTATTTGGCTATAGCTATGATTGAAAATACAAACGAAACAGCCATTGTCACAAAGGCTTCTTTGCTCGAAAAATGTGATAGTCTTGATTGTTTAAGTCGTCCATCAcgtttaaattgtaaaaaaaaaaaatgtaaccaAAAATGCACTGATTTAACTAATCCTTGTTACCTTGTTTGTAACAAAATGGACATTAAATGCAATCAAAATTGCGAAGAGAACAACTGCAAGCAGTTATGCGAAACAAAAGAATGTAAGATGAGTTGTTATCATACAAATAAATGTATCCAAATAGCTGGTGCTGTTAATAAATATGGAAGTCACCATCTTAAATGCACTACTAGTTCATTAGag gGTTGTGTTCAAGAGTGCAGTGGGAAATGCAATATGCTATGTAGTAGCGAAGGTACATGTAAGCAAACATTAACATCGGTACCATATTGTGGAGGGATAGAATATAGCATAGCTGCATGCAGTTCTGATACGTCGTGTCTTCAACACTGCAATGGTCAGTTATGTGTCTTTACTTGCGACTCTCCGGTATGTCAAATCAGTACAACCGGTCTAGCCGTAGTAATATTCTTCATGTCTTCGCGAGTTAAAAAGGTAACACTGCACTGCAATTATGAAATAGTATCGTGGAATAATTGGAACAACACACAAAATTATCGGTTGTGCCATTGTATGGATGAATCAAGTGTTGCTTTGACTCACGAAAGCCCTCCAGAGTGTGAGGAGAGTCCTTCTTATCAGGTCCCATCTCATATTCAGCAGTTCGAGAAAAATAGATCTGATTTAATTTCAGAAGTATCTCAAAATTCAACACAGGATCCTTTAGAAAGTTACTCCTTACTATTAAGTTTGGAACAAGAATTAGATGAAACTATATCAACCTTAAATAATGTATCTGCTCTATCAAATGCATCTAAACAGATAAAGTGCAGTTTTTGgtcaatgttttatttaaaatacgttttgtttattaatttgataaagtttttaaattttttattaaattag